In one Melospiza melodia melodia isolate bMelMel2 chromosome 5, bMelMel2.pri, whole genome shotgun sequence genomic region, the following are encoded:
- the LOC134418759 gene encoding uncharacterized protein LOC134418759, producing the protein MSAWLCPLLCSLTMVCLTGIALGQTTSTEVPIGSTPAPPSTTSTEVPVPSTPAPPSTTSTEVPVPSTPAPPSTTSTGVPVGSTPAPPSAAPAPASASPAAAATLSAGLTATTASPAASTAAPSADPSTKTPAQALPSTTGTVPTSQTSALAATSSSVPASPPGVTPSPGLPSSALPPSTPQASNCSTENVTACVPCPPGTAPTRGTLSCSCCPGGACSDPGACSPCAPGQHQPQRGQPSCLPCPQGSYTSLPRSSVCLPCPPGHFANESGAAACRACERGYYSSKQNAAFCLPCQPGSFCNTSSCSGCRPCPGGQEAPREAAETCETCPAGTFKGANDSRCKACRTGEYQLQRGKESCELCPENHYCPSPDVKPVKCPPDAFCPRGSAGPTYCMELFLYKAGDSCQLTPATVIVLATFSAGGILVVFLIILRSRQEHGRSSLKSPLLPRGSGLGSYGGTEHTEPVYAGW; encoded by the exons ATGAGCGCCTGGCTCTGTCCTCTGCTGTGCAGCTTAACCATGGTGTGCTTAACAG GTATTGCTTTAGGCCAGACAACCAGCACTGAGGTTCCCATTGGatccaccccagcacctcccagtacTACCAGCACTGAGGTTCCAGTTccatccaccccagcacctcccagtacAACCAGCACTGAGGTTCCAGTTccatccaccccagcacctcccagtacAACCAGCACTGGGGTTCCCGTTGGatccaccccagcacctcccagtgcagcccctgctccagcctctgcttccccagctgctgctgcaacacTCTCAGCTGGACTGACAGCAACCACTGCAAGCCCTGCTGCATCCACAGCAGCTCCATCTGCTGATCCAAGCACAAAAACccctgcccaggctctgccctcCACCACGGGGACTGTCCCCACCTCTCAGACTTCAGCACTGGCAGCCACATCCAGCAGTGTCCCAGCGTCCCCTCCAGGAGTGACCCCATCCCCTGGGCTGCCATCATCAGCTctgccccccagcaccccccaggCCTCCAACTGCAGCACAGAGAATGTGACagcctgtgtcccctgccccccAGGGACAGCCCCCACACGAG GCACCCTGAGCTGCTCGTGCTGCCCGGGGGGAGCGTGCAGTGACCCCGgtgcctgcagcccctgtgccccagggcagcaccagccccagaGGGGGCagccctcctgcctgccctgccctcagggctCCTACACCAG cctcccaaggagctctgtGTGCCTTCCCTGCCCGCCAGGACATTTTGCTAATGAGTCTGGGGCTGCAGCCTGCAGGGCCTGTGAGCGAG gctattATAGCTCCAagcaaaatgcagctttttgtcTGCCTTGCCAGCCAGGATCATTCTGCAA caccagcagctgctccggctgccggccctgccCTGGGGGACAGGAGGCGCCTCGGGAGGCGGCGGAGACGTGTGAGACCTGCCCGGCAG GTACATTCAAAGGTGCCAATGACAGCAGATGCAAGGCCTGCAGGACAGGGGAGTACCAACTACAGCGGGGCAAGGAGAGCTGTGAGCTGTGCCCAGAAAATCACTACTGCCCT AGCCCGGATGTGAAGCCAGTGAAGTGCCCCCCTGATGCCTTCTGCCCCCGGGGCAGCGCGGGGCCCACCTACTGCATGGAGCTGTTCCTGTACAAGGCAGGGGACTCCTGCCAGCTGACCCCTGCCACCGTCATTGTCCTGGCCACCTTCTCAGCAG gAGGAATCCTCGTTGTGTTTCTGATCATCCTGAGGAGCCGACAGGAGCACGGCAGGAGCTCCCTGAAGTCGCCGCTGCTGCCCcggggctcagggctgggctccTACGGGGGCACGGAGCACACGGAGCCCGTCTATGCTGGCTGGTAG